In the Enterobacter cloacae subsp. cloacae ATCC 13047 genome, AGCGTAGCCAGGTATGGGTAGCCCGGGAAGCTGTCAGGATAGCCATAGGTGTATCCCATATAAGCTTCGTTTAGAGCGGCATATGGCGTTGAGTCCATCGCCAGAATGCCTTTCTCTATGCTCTCAGGGATAACGCCTTTCGGTGGCTTATACTGCTCAATCTCGCGAGGCGGTTTAGCCTGAATTTCTGCCACTGCCTCGGCGCGGATTTTCATCTCAGGCTTTTGTTCTTTCACCGGCTCAGGCGCGGCGACTTGTTTCTTTTTAAACGGCCACACTTAAATTCTCCTGAGTTGGCTCGGGTCGATAACCATTGGCTGGCGACCAGAAATAAGATTGTCGTCAATAGCGTCCATCCATGTATCGAGGATGTCGTCATTGTCGTGACTGTCGTCAGCAGAGAAAGCAGCGCATTCAGTCATTGCGGTGATAACCCATGAGGTAGTACCAGCCACCGTTCCGTCTTCGTAGTAAACGTGAGGCCTGATAGCTCCGTGCTCATCATGAGTGGCAGGAACATAAACCTTGCCAGTTTTAATCTGAGGAATGACGTTAAGGCAGCGAACCAGTTTGTTCTGGCCTGTACCGCGAGGTATCTCTTTTACCGGGATGCTATTTCGCTTCTTGAGGGTAGTTATCAGGCCTTGTCCAGCCTGCTTCTCTTCGATGGCCATATGACGCATGGGCATGATTCTTAGCGAGCCCTGCATGCGCCATTTCTCCCAGACCTCTTCCGCTTTCTTCAGGAGGTCTTCTGGGTCCCAGCGACCTCGTACCACATCGATGATGTAGAGATTTCCATCAACACCCATTCCAACAAGCGTGAATACCGTGTAGTCAAGCCAGTCCTCTACCTTGCCGCTGTTCGTATCAACGTACACGGCGCGATGAGTGAGCTTGGGAAGCGTGGTGTAGGTCTGGAACCAGTCGGTATCGATGATGCCGCCAGTAAGCGCCATAGGGTTCTGCTGGTACTGAGATAGGAACGTGTAACGGTCTTTCTCCCAGAGTTGCAGGAGGTCGTTCACGTCCTCCATCTGCGGCCAGTATGACCAGTAGCGCGTCCCGGACACTTCCACAGAGTCGGTGTCTTTCACCGTCTCCCAGCACAAAGAGCGCCATGGCTCTGCTAGAGACTGAATGTACTTCTCATCAATCAGTGCAGGTATAGCTACATGGTGGAATTTAACGCCCATCCCGCCAGATAACATGAAGCCTGTTGCGTCATCGGTGTGAAGGCGCTGCTGAATGCTCACAAACGGCGTTGGGTGCTCTTTTGACTTATCACCACGACGAGAGCGAATGGTGTTTACCAGAAGCGTGTTGGCGCTGTTCCTGCGAGACTCACTGAGCATGTCGACGGGCTTGTTGTAGTCATCCAACATGACCATGCCGGAGAACTCAGTACCGAAGTAACCACCACGACCACCGGTAATTTGCCCGTTGCTTGAACGGGAAACCGTCTGCCCGATTGAGCGCCCGCGATCGTCTTTTATCTCCCATTCTTCAGCCTGGTTGACACCGAACGAGCAAGGCCATAACTCCTGATACTCCTTGCTGGCGATAATGTCTCGTGTGCGGCGTGAGTTACGTTTAACCAGAGTGTCAGCAAACGATATATTCAGGTTACGAAAGCGCTTTAGTTTGCCTTCCTGCACCAGTGCGTTGACGTAGGCCGGGAAGTGAATGGAGAAGAACTCTGTTTTTGTCCCGCCAGGAGGAATGTTGATAATCAGGTTTCGCGGCTCTAATCGGCCGGCTATCAGGTCATCAATCTTTGACGCCATTAACCGGTGATGCCAGTTAACCAGAAGGCGATCACCCTGAATCAGTTCGAACCACAGGCGAGTGAAATTGAGAAACGATTTAGTGGACTTTGAACGAAGCACTACACGCTCAGGGAATGACAAATCATCCCATTCGATAATTTCGTTCATATCAGTCCAGGCCTTTTAGTTTCTCCTCCATTGCTGCCTGAGCTGCTGCGTAATCTGCTGCTGTATAATTGACGACTTCTACCGGGCCGCCATTGGCACCCTCGATAGCGTGGTTAATTTTGTCTCGCCAGTCTTTCTTCTGTCGGTTCTTAAGCCAGAAGATGGCTGCTGCAGTATCAGGAGGGTAATGCTTCTTGATTTGCGTTTTGACTATCTGGTTATCAATCACGCGGATATCTGTGTCCGGGGCTACATAACCCATTGCTCGCTGGAATAGGCTATCGACCACTTCAGCGTCAACTAGGTCCTTCCCCTTTTTTACGGACTCCAGAAACTCTGGATGCTCTTTCTTCCACGTATTGATAGTTGCTTCAGAGACCTCAAAGAAGTCTGCTAATTGAGCGTCGGTGTAGCCAAGCATGCACAGCTTGCGAGCCTGCTCGGCGTACGCCTTCTGGTACTTGGTTGGCCTGGCCATATTTATTTCTCGTTATTTGCTAATACGTATGCAGCCAGATAACCTTTGGCGTTTAGTTTCGTCATCTCGACCATGTCAAATGCTGCCATGCCGGTTGTTGGGCTTACTGCTACCCATCCTCCGTCCATAACGCTTAACACCCTTCCCTCTGACTTCATCTTTTCTGCGAATTGTGAGATTCGCTTTTCAATGTCGCTCATGTCATTTCTCTGTTTTGAACTTAAATCCCCAGCGAGCAATGAAGCCTGACAGAGATTTGAAGTGTTTCTCTTTAACGATGCGTGCATAGACAAATGCCTTAAGCACGGACAGTAATGGGCTTACCCACCACCGCTTTTGTGCGACCACCTTCATGGTGATCATCACATCAGTCCTGCAGTGCGAGCTTTAGCCAGCAGAGC is a window encoding:
- the terL gene encoding phage terminase large subunit — protein: MNEIIEWDDLSFPERVVLRSKSTKSFLNFTRLWFELIQGDRLLVNWHHRLMASKIDDLIAGRLEPRNLIINIPPGGTKTEFFSIHFPAYVNALVQEGKLKRFRNLNISFADTLVKRNSRRTRDIIASKEYQELWPCSFGVNQAEEWEIKDDRGRSIGQTVSRSSNGQITGGRGGYFGTEFSGMVMLDDYNKPVDMLSESRRNSANTLLVNTIRSRRGDKSKEHPTPFVSIQQRLHTDDATGFMLSGGMGVKFHHVAIPALIDEKYIQSLAEPWRSLCWETVKDTDSVEVSGTRYWSYWPQMEDVNDLLQLWEKDRYTFLSQYQQNPMALTGGIIDTDWFQTYTTLPKLTHRAVYVDTNSGKVEDWLDYTVFTLVGMGVDGNLYIIDVVRGRWDPEDLLKKAEEVWEKWRMQGSLRIMPMRHMAIEEKQAGQGLITTLKKRNSIPVKEIPRGTGQNKLVRCLNVIPQIKTGKVYVPATHDEHGAIRPHVYYEDGTVAGTTSWVITAMTECAAFSADDSHDNDDILDTWMDAIDDNLISGRQPMVIDPSQLRRI
- a CDS encoding phage terminase small subunit, whose translation is MARPTKYQKAYAEQARKLCMLGYTDAQLADFFEVSEATINTWKKEHPEFLESVKKGKDLVDAEVVDSLFQRAMGYVAPDTDIRVIDNQIVKTQIKKHYPPDTAAAIFWLKNRQKKDWRDKINHAIEGANGGPVEVVNYTAADYAAAQAAMEEKLKGLD